The nucleotide sequence GCCACCAGGGCAAGCGCCACGTTCTCGAGCCCCCGCCCGAACGCGACCACGACGGCCAAGGCGAGGACGAGGAGCGGCAACGAGAGGAAGACGTCGGTCGCCCGCATGAGCACGTCGTCGACCCAGCCGCCGTACCAGCCCGCGAAGAGGCCGAGCACGAGGCCGATCGCGACGCCGGCCAAGGTCACGGCGAGGCCCATGGCCATGCTGATCCGCGTCCCCCAGACGATCCCGTAGAAGATATCGGCGCCGAATTCCGTGGTGCCCAGGGGGCAGGCCCGTTCACAATCGGGAGAGCCTGGGGGAAGAAGGTCGTCTCCGAACGCGGGCTGCGGCTCGTACGGGTTCTTCCACTCGCTCGGCGTCGGGGCGATCACCGGTGCCGCGACGGCCACGATCATGTAAGCGAGGATGAGGCCGAATCCGAAGAGCGTAAGAGGGCTGCTCTTCACCCTGTACCAGAGGAACCGCGACCCCCTGGCCTCACGCCTACGGGGCATCGGGACGAGCGGGAGCGGGCGTCCCTCCGTCATTCGAGTCTCACCCGGGGATCGATCACGCTGTACGCTATGTCGACGAGGAGGTTCGCTACGAGGTAGATGATCGCGACCAACAGCGTGAACATCATCACGCTGTTAGTGTCGGCCCGCGAGATGGCGGCGGTCGACCAGCGGCCCAGCCCCGGCCACTGGAAAATGGTCTCGGTGAGCACGGCACCGGAAAGCAGGCCACCGAAGGTGAGGCCCACGACGGTCGCGATCGGGATCAACGCGTTGCGCCTTGCGTGTCCGCCGATGACGACCCGTTCGGCAAGGCCCTTGGCGCGTGCGGTGCGGATGAAATCGGCGGAGAGCACATCGAGCATCGACGCCCGCATCATGCGCGCTATCACCGC is from Euryarchaeota archaeon and encodes:
- a CDS encoding ABC transporter permease; the protein is MTEGRPLPLVPMPRRREARGSRFLWYRVKSSPLTLFGFGLILAYMIVAVAAPVIAPTPSEWKNPYEPQPAFGDDLLPPGSPDCERACPLGTTEFGADIFYGIVWGTRISMAMGLAVTLAGVAIGLVLGLFAGWYGGWVDDVLMRATDVFLSLPLLVLALAVVVAFGRGLENVALALVAVWWPPYTRLVRGQVLLLRESHFVEAARASALPDLQILARHVVPNALNPVIVQATLDIGTVVLVAAALSFIGFSSSTTLLPEWGRLVALGQDYMATGQWWTVFFPGLAIFGFVLGFNLLGDGLRDILDPRGRR